In a single window of the Arthrobacter sp. StoSoilA2 genome:
- a CDS encoding alpha-galactosidase — MHPLHLRSAGTSLVISTHRGEAEISHWGADLGDALPDLSILSEPIPPSSIDANVPAGLLPQASSSWQGRTGLRGHRFTDGVPGHDFSVRLRAVSATGDGGSAVIVQSDPDAGITVTSNLTLHPGGLLELRHTVTNDGTSPFQVDELATMLPVAPDAVELLDLTGRWCRERHPQRRAIQQGTWVRTGRHGRTGHDSSLLLAAGTAGFGNRHGKVWATHLAWSGNHEQFADSVADGRTMIGGSELLGPAEVVLQPGESYTTPALFAAYSDHGLDGISEAFYSWFRSRPHHVDVAAKPRPVVLNTWEAVYFDHKLDTLIELAESAADLGVERFVLDDGWFRGRRDDHAGLGDWYVDETLWPSGLTPLIDAVTSRGMEFGLWVEPEMVNLDSDIARAHPEWIVGPSALSFKDGGRLPLEWRHQHIIDLVNPEAWHYVFDRIDSLLRENNISYLKWDQNRDLVEHGHAGRSSVHEQTLAAYRLFDALRAAHPGVEIESCSSGGARVDLGILERTDRIWASDCNDALERQTIQRWTGLMVPPELVGGHIGPTTSHTTARTHDLSFRAITALFGHFGMEWDIREVQGAEREELKRFITLYKEHRGLIHSGRMVRADVPDESMMLHGVVADAPTSGATAALFAVVKTRTGFSELPGRVTIPGLDPARSYRVEAIFPAPGDADYGHTFTEAKPAPWVASGAEASGRFLGEVGLPMPVLNPEHALLLRFTAL; from the coding sequence ATGCACCCGCTCCATCTCCGTTCCGCAGGTACCAGCCTGGTGATCAGCACTCACCGAGGAGAGGCCGAAATATCCCACTGGGGAGCAGACCTGGGCGACGCCCTTCCGGACCTTTCCATCCTCAGTGAGCCCATCCCTCCTTCCTCGATCGACGCCAACGTGCCGGCCGGGCTCCTTCCCCAGGCTTCCTCCTCGTGGCAGGGCCGGACGGGATTGCGCGGACACCGGTTCACGGATGGAGTTCCCGGGCACGACTTCTCCGTACGCCTGCGGGCGGTGAGCGCCACCGGGGACGGGGGGTCGGCGGTGATCGTTCAATCAGATCCCGACGCCGGCATCACCGTCACGAGCAACCTCACCTTGCACCCGGGTGGGCTTTTGGAACTGCGGCACACCGTCACCAACGATGGCACGTCGCCTTTCCAGGTGGACGAATTGGCAACGATGCTCCCGGTGGCACCGGACGCCGTCGAGCTTTTGGACCTTACCGGCCGTTGGTGCCGCGAACGGCACCCACAGCGCAGGGCCATCCAGCAAGGAACCTGGGTCCGCACTGGCCGTCACGGCCGCACTGGGCACGATTCCTCGCTGCTGCTCGCGGCAGGAACCGCAGGCTTCGGCAACCGGCACGGCAAAGTCTGGGCCACGCATTTGGCGTGGAGCGGAAATCACGAGCAATTTGCTGACAGCGTAGCCGATGGCCGCACCATGATCGGCGGTTCCGAGCTCCTTGGTCCCGCAGAAGTAGTGCTGCAACCCGGTGAAAGCTACACGACGCCGGCGTTGTTTGCCGCCTACTCCGACCACGGTTTGGACGGCATCAGTGAAGCCTTCTACAGCTGGTTCCGGTCACGCCCGCACCACGTGGACGTCGCTGCAAAACCAAGGCCAGTGGTCCTCAACACCTGGGAAGCGGTGTACTTCGACCACAAACTGGACACCCTGATCGAGCTGGCGGAATCGGCTGCAGACCTTGGCGTTGAGCGTTTCGTGCTCGACGACGGGTGGTTCCGCGGACGCCGGGACGACCACGCCGGGCTGGGTGACTGGTACGTCGACGAGACCCTTTGGCCAAGCGGCCTGACGCCATTGATTGATGCAGTGACTTCGCGCGGGATGGAGTTTGGCCTCTGGGTTGAACCGGAGATGGTGAACCTTGACTCCGACATCGCCCGCGCCCACCCCGAGTGGATCGTTGGACCTTCTGCCCTGTCCTTCAAGGACGGTGGCCGGCTGCCTCTCGAATGGCGACACCAGCACATCATTGACCTCGTGAACCCCGAGGCGTGGCATTACGTTTTTGATCGGATTGACAGCCTGCTGCGGGAAAACAACATCAGTTACCTCAAGTGGGACCAAAACCGGGACCTCGTGGAGCACGGCCATGCGGGCCGTTCCTCCGTCCATGAACAGACCCTCGCCGCTTACCGGCTGTTCGATGCCCTCCGTGCAGCACATCCGGGTGTCGAGATCGAAAGTTGCTCCTCCGGTGGCGCCCGCGTGGACCTTGGGATCCTGGAACGCACCGACCGGATCTGGGCTTCGGATTGCAATGACGCGTTGGAGCGGCAAACCATCCAGCGCTGGACCGGTTTGATGGTTCCCCCGGAGCTGGTGGGCGGACACATCGGACCGACCACCTCACACACCACGGCCCGGACGCATGACTTGTCGTTCCGGGCCATCACGGCGCTTTTTGGCCATTTCGGCATGGAATGGGACATCCGGGAAGTCCAGGGGGCTGAGCGTGAGGAACTCAAGCGGTTCATCACCCTGTACAAAGAGCACCGCGGATTGATCCACAGTGGACGGATGGTGCGGGCCGATGTGCCGGACGAGTCCATGATGCTGCACGGCGTGGTGGCTGACGCTCCGACGTCCGGTGCCACGGCTGCTCTGTTCGCCGTGGTCAAGACCCGGACAGGCTTTAGCGAACTGCCCGGACGGGTGACCATTCCAGGGTTGGATCCTGCCCGCTCATACCGGGTAGAAGCGATCTTCCCAGCACCCGGGGATGCCGACTACGGGCACACGTTCACTGAGGCAAAGCCGGCGCCGTGGGTGGCGTCCGGGGCTGAAGCTTCGGGACGCTTCCTGGGCGAGGTGGGCCTTCCGATGCCCGTCTTGAACCCGGAGCACGCGCTTTTGCTGCGGTTCACTGCCCTGTAG
- the aroQ gene encoding type II 3-dehydroquinate dehydratase translates to MTEATPATEAGRATILVINGPNLNLLGTREPEKYGTSTLADVEQLAMSAAAAHGFTVDCVQSNHEGDLLDAIHAARGTASGIVINAGAFTHTSVALRDALAAVQLPAVEVHITNVHQREEFRHHSYLSGVCNAIIVGAGVLGYKLAIDYLAETV, encoded by the coding sequence ATGACTGAAGCCACCCCCGCCACCGAAGCTGGTCGCGCCACCATTCTTGTGATCAACGGACCGAACCTTAACCTTTTGGGCACCAGGGAGCCCGAGAAGTACGGCACTTCCACGCTCGCCGACGTCGAGCAGCTGGCAATGTCAGCGGCGGCTGCACATGGCTTCACGGTGGACTGCGTTCAGTCCAACCACGAAGGGGACCTCCTCGACGCCATCCATGCAGCACGCGGAACGGCGTCGGGAATCGTCATCAATGCCGGTGCCTTCACCCACACGTCAGTGGCACTTCGTGACGCCCTGGCCGCAGTTCAGCTGCCCGCCGTTGAAGTACACATCACCAACGTTCATCAGCGCGAAGAGTTCCGGCACCACTCCTACTTATCCGGCGTGTGTAACGCGATCATCGTGGGCGCGGGCGTGCTCGGGTACAAGCTGGCCATTGATTACCTGGCTGAAACGGTATAG
- a CDS encoding Crp/Fnr family transcriptional regulator, translating into MDIEVLRRAPLFATLDDDAFRLLTDELTEVDLSRGASVFREGDQGDQLYFIVSGKVKLGRTSPDGRESLLAILGPGELFGEMALFDPSPRTATATAVSETRLAGLKNESLNALLRTRPEVSAQLLQALARRLRRTNDSLSDLVFSDVPGRVAKALLDLADRFGRPATDGVLVAHELTQEELAQLVGASRETVNKALAEFVQRGWLRLEARAVVILDMQRLRQRSR; encoded by the coding sequence ATGGACATCGAGGTATTGCGCCGCGCACCCCTCTTCGCCACCCTTGACGACGACGCATTCCGCTTGCTGACGGACGAACTCACCGAGGTGGACCTCTCACGCGGGGCTTCGGTATTCCGCGAAGGCGACCAGGGTGACCAGCTGTACTTCATCGTTTCCGGCAAGGTAAAGCTCGGCCGCACCTCCCCCGATGGCCGCGAGTCCCTGTTGGCCATCCTCGGCCCGGGAGAACTCTTCGGCGAAATGGCGTTGTTCGACCCCAGCCCCCGCACCGCCACGGCCACCGCCGTCTCCGAAACGCGCCTGGCAGGATTGAAGAACGAAAGCCTCAACGCGCTGCTCCGCACACGTCCCGAGGTTTCCGCGCAGTTGTTGCAGGCCCTCGCCCGCAGGCTCCGCCGCACCAACGATTCCCTGTCCGACCTCGTCTTCTCGGACGTCCCGGGCCGCGTCGCCAAGGCGCTCCTGGATCTGGCTGACCGCTTCGGCCGTCCGGCCACCGACGGCGTCCTGGTTGCCCATGAACTGACGCAGGAAGAACTCGCCCAACTGGTGGGCGCTTCCCGCGAAACCGTCAACAAGGCACTGGCCGAGTTCGTCCAGCGCGGTTGGCTGCGTCTGGAAGCGCGCGCCGTCGTCATTCTGGACATGCAGCGACTCCGCCAGCGTTCGCGCTAG
- a CDS encoding NUDIX hydrolase, translated as MPQLARRLFALPPALEGAARNWLELGERTPRAARYASSVVLLRDSPTGLETWLGYRPGSSPLGVVAFPGGSLDPSDDDPIDWLGPSPQSWAEHMGTDDVGLARRHVVGAIRELFEETGVLLAGPDASSTVEANSTVEWMKAREAVSSQEKSFSEVLAKRGLSLRTDLLKPLVNWLSPDFAHTRFNTRYFAATVPVNQQPSILGSKGVWGRWVCAAEAIALRDTTALGDEIAQENTVGLTLGQLLVPGSEIMLEKMAHANGCIAYLSYKRKAHVYQPKLVDEGGILMLEVEAARTVAGEPQRER; from the coding sequence TTGCCGCAGCTTGCCCGCCGCCTGTTCGCACTCCCCCCGGCACTCGAAGGGGCGGCACGAAACTGGCTTGAGCTCGGCGAGCGGACCCCCAGGGCCGCCCGCTACGCATCATCCGTCGTTCTCTTGCGGGACTCACCCACCGGCCTGGAGACCTGGCTTGGTTACAGGCCAGGCTCCTCGCCGCTGGGTGTCGTTGCCTTCCCCGGCGGATCCCTGGACCCGTCCGACGACGACCCCATCGATTGGTTGGGTCCCTCACCGCAGTCCTGGGCTGAGCATATGGGAACGGACGACGTCGGACTCGCCCGCCGCCACGTGGTGGGCGCAATCCGCGAACTCTTCGAGGAAACCGGCGTCCTCCTTGCCGGCCCCGACGCTTCCTCCACCGTGGAGGCCAACTCCACGGTGGAATGGATGAAAGCCAGGGAAGCCGTATCCAGCCAGGAGAAGTCCTTCAGCGAAGTGCTCGCCAAGCGTGGCCTTTCACTGCGCACGGACCTGCTGAAGCCCCTGGTCAACTGGCTCAGCCCCGACTTCGCGCATACCCGTTTCAACACGCGCTATTTTGCCGCCACGGTCCCCGTGAACCAGCAGCCGAGCATCCTGGGCAGCAAGGGAGTCTGGGGCCGTTGGGTGTGCGCCGCGGAAGCCATCGCCCTCCGCGACACCACGGCCCTCGGTGACGAAATAGCCCAGGAAAACACGGTCGGACTCACCCTCGGCCAGCTCCTGGTCCCAGGGTCCGAAATCATGCTCGAAAAAATGGCCCACGCCAACGGCTGCATCGCCTACCTGAGCTACAAGCGCAAAGCCCACGTGTACCAACCCAAACTGGTGGACGAGGGCGGAATTCTCATGCTCGAGGTCGAAGCCGCCAGGACTGTAGCCGGAGAGCCGCAGCGGGAGCGCTAA
- a CDS encoding RidA family protein has protein sequence MTTPAETTSAAESGAPTSAVEQRLAELGLTLPEVATPVADYVPAVVSGNYVYTSGQLPFINGKLEATGKVSLGELGTSDEPTVDPEDAKRYAAVCAINALAAVKSVIGDLDRITRIVKVVGFVASEPTFTGQPGVINGASELLGQVLGDAGKHARSAVGVSVLPLDSPVEVELIAEFS, from the coding sequence ATGACAACCCCCGCAGAAACCACGTCTGCCGCGGAATCCGGCGCTCCGACGTCGGCTGTTGAGCAGCGTCTCGCCGAGCTCGGCTTGACCCTTCCCGAGGTCGCCACGCCGGTTGCCGACTACGTGCCGGCGGTCGTCTCCGGCAACTACGTTTACACGTCAGGCCAGCTGCCCTTTATTAATGGCAAACTCGAAGCTACGGGCAAGGTCTCGCTCGGCGAGTTGGGTACCTCCGATGAACCAACAGTCGATCCTGAGGATGCCAAGCGCTACGCCGCTGTTTGTGCCATCAACGCCCTCGCTGCCGTCAAGAGCGTCATCGGCGACCTCGACCGCATCACCCGCATCGTCAAAGTAGTTGGCTTTGTTGCATCCGAACCCACGTTTACCGGCCAGCCCGGAGTCATCAATGGTGCCTCCGAACTTCTCGGCCAGGTATTGGGCGACGCCGGCAAGCACGCACGCTCCGCCGTCGGCGTTTCCGTCCTGCCGCTCGACTCTCCCGTCGAAGTCGAGCTCATCGCTGAATTCAGCTAA
- a CDS encoding DUF4177 domain-containing protein → MTKWEYATIPLIIHATKQILDQWGEDGWELVQVVGGPDGKGLVAYLKREKQ, encoded by the coding sequence ATGACCAAATGGGAGTACGCCACGATTCCGCTCATTATTCACGCCACGAAGCAGATTCTGGACCAATGGGGCGAGGACGGCTGGGAGCTTGTCCAGGTCGTCGGTGGACCCGATGGCAAAGGCCTTGTTGCATACCTGAAGAGGGAGAAGCAGTAA